One Paenibacillus riograndensis SBR5 DNA segment encodes these proteins:
- the spoIVB gene encoding SpoIVB peptidase has product MPGLLFAFFLSLSGITGPSQSYASPQDNPLDHAVQGENRDLRVIPGGQTIGVKVKSAGVLVVGHHLIEVSQQSKLSPGENSGLLPGDLMISIDGVKLDEVSKVAKLVERAGRAREPLTIVFKRGGKEHIAKLTPAYDRNDKVWRLGLYIRDSAAGVGTLTFYAPKQGVYGALGHVITDMNTGTPIVVGSGHIVQSSVTSISKSQDGDPGEKRATFYKESQVLGNVESNTDFGIFGKMTRNPDHSLYQEPIPVAMSNEVKEGPAQILTVVDGQRVERFNVDIIHVAHQETPATKGMVLRITDPRLIDKTGGIVQGMSGSPIVQNGRLIGAVTHVFVNDPKSGYGCFIEWMLKDSGVVQLENTLPYNLKAV; this is encoded by the coding sequence ATGCCCGGCCTTTTATTCGCCTTTTTTCTCAGCTTATCAGGCATAACGGGACCTTCCCAGAGCTATGCCTCGCCTCAGGATAACCCGCTTGACCATGCCGTTCAGGGAGAAAACCGGGACCTTAGGGTAATACCGGGGGGACAGACAATTGGTGTAAAAGTGAAGTCCGCAGGCGTACTTGTTGTTGGCCATCATCTGATTGAAGTATCACAGCAGTCCAAACTTTCACCCGGAGAGAACAGCGGACTTCTGCCTGGGGATTTGATGATCTCCATCGATGGAGTGAAGCTGGACGAGGTCTCCAAGGTGGCGAAGCTGGTGGAGCGTGCAGGCCGGGCCCGCGAACCGCTGACCATTGTGTTCAAACGCGGCGGCAAAGAGCATATAGCCAAGCTGACGCCGGCCTACGACCGCAATGACAAAGTATGGCGGTTAGGGCTGTATATCCGCGATTCTGCGGCGGGTGTAGGCACCTTAACCTTTTATGCGCCGAAGCAGGGTGTATATGGTGCGCTTGGTCATGTGATCACAGACATGAACACCGGTACACCCATAGTTGTCGGCAGTGGACACATCGTACAATCCAGCGTAACCTCCATTTCCAAAAGCCAGGATGGCGATCCCGGCGAGAAGCGGGCAACCTTTTATAAAGAGAGCCAGGTTCTGGGGAATGTGGAGAGCAACACGGATTTCGGGATCTTCGGCAAAATGACCCGCAACCCGGATCACAGCCTGTACCAGGAACCGATTCCGGTTGCCATGAGCAATGAAGTGAAGGAAGGGCCGGCGCAAATACTGACGGTCGTCGATGGGCAGCGGGTAGAACGTTTCAATGTAGACATTATTCATGTAGCGCATCAGGAGACGCCGGCGACCAAAGGGATGGTGCTGCGTATTACGGACCCCCGTCTGATTGATAAGACCGGCGGCATTGTCCAAGGCATGAGCGGCAGTCCGATTGTTCAGAACGGCCGTTTGATCGGTGCGGTAACCCATGTATTCGTTAATGATCCGAAGTCCGGGTATGGCTGTTTTATCGAATGGATGCTAAAGGATTCCGGTGTAGTGCAGCTGGAGAATACTCTTCCCTATAATCTTAAGGCGGTTTAG
- the recN gene encoding DNA repair protein RecN → MLETLSIRNLAVVEAVEVHFYPGFHVLTGETGAGKSIIIDALGLVVGGRGSADSIRYGTDKAEMEALFSLPAAHPVWETLERLGITAQPEEHLIIRREITSQGKSTSRVNGQMVNLSMLREIGEQLVNIHGQHEHQNLLKAERHLGLLDTYGEAVIGPLKADYQEKYTAFAKVEKELRELQETSQKAYQMLDLYRFQLEEISSAGLKPGEDELLAEERVKLSHSEKMMDSVSGAYELLYDRQGLESIGNVISRLEDAVRYDEKGLKGVLDQLQSSYYQLEDAAFQLRDYREEIEFNPARLEDIENRLDLISGLRRKYGDSVEQILAYYEQISHETDLLENKDEYIEKLTVKRDGLLNILMEAAEALSQARRRCAADLAAQVEGELKDLQMERTSLQVKMDILEDPRGVEYQDRRYRLTRQGIDSAEFMISPNPGEPLRPLSKIASGGELARIMLAMKSIFARHDAIPVLIFDEVDTGVSGRAAQSIADKLYKLSSTCQVFSITHLPQVACMADHQYLIRKKVEDGRTMTEVESLTAEGRVMELARMLGGVEITEKTLHHAQEMLGLAEASKAAAG, encoded by the coding sequence GTGTTAGAAACGTTATCGATCCGCAATCTTGCCGTGGTTGAAGCGGTGGAGGTGCATTTTTATCCGGGTTTTCATGTGCTTACAGGGGAAACCGGTGCAGGTAAATCGATTATTATAGATGCTCTTGGGCTGGTTGTCGGAGGCCGGGGCTCAGCAGATTCCATCCGCTACGGTACGGACAAAGCCGAGATGGAAGCGCTGTTCAGCCTGCCGGCCGCACATCCCGTATGGGAAACGCTGGAGCGTCTGGGCATTACGGCGCAGCCGGAGGAGCATCTGATTATCCGCCGTGAGATCACCTCCCAGGGCAAAAGCACATCGCGCGTCAATGGGCAAATGGTCAATCTCAGCATGCTGCGGGAAATCGGCGAGCAGCTGGTCAATATTCATGGTCAGCATGAGCATCAGAATCTGCTGAAGGCTGAGCGTCATCTGGGCCTGCTGGATACGTACGGCGAAGCTGTGATTGGTCCGCTCAAGGCCGATTATCAAGAGAAATATACCGCCTTTGCCAAGGTGGAAAAAGAGCTCCGCGAGCTGCAGGAAACCAGCCAGAAGGCTTATCAGATGCTGGATTTATACCGCTTTCAGCTGGAGGAAATTTCTTCCGCAGGACTAAAACCGGGCGAAGATGAATTACTTGCCGAAGAAAGGGTCAAACTATCCCACAGCGAGAAAATGATGGATTCGGTATCCGGCGCCTATGAGCTGCTGTATGACAGACAGGGGCTGGAATCCATCGGCAATGTGATTTCCCGGCTGGAGGATGCGGTACGATATGACGAAAAGGGTCTCAAAGGCGTGCTCGACCAGCTTCAGTCCTCTTATTACCAGCTGGAGGATGCCGCCTTTCAGCTTCGCGATTATCGCGAGGAGATCGAATTCAACCCGGCCAGGCTGGAGGATATTGAGAACCGTCTGGACCTGATCTCCGGGCTCCGGCGTAAATACGGCGACAGTGTAGAGCAGATTCTTGCCTATTATGAACAAATCAGCCATGAGACGGACTTGCTGGAGAATAAGGATGAATATATTGAGAAGCTGACGGTGAAACGCGATGGTCTGCTTAACATTCTTATGGAAGCGGCAGAAGCGCTGAGCCAGGCCCGGCGGCGGTGTGCGGCTGATCTGGCCGCTCAGGTAGAGGGTGAGCTGAAGGACCTGCAGATGGAACGGACCTCGCTTCAGGTCAAGATGGACATCCTGGAGGACCCGCGCGGCGTTGAATACCAGGACCGCCGGTACCGGCTGACCCGGCAGGGAATCGACAGTGCGGAGTTCATGATCTCCCCCAATCCCGGTGAGCCGCTGCGACCTTTAAGCAAAATCGCCTCCGGCGGCGAGCTGGCGCGGATTATGCTGGCGATGAAGAGCATTTTTGCCCGCCATGACGCAATCCCTGTTCTGATCTTTGATGAGGTGGATACCGGTGTCAGCGGACGGGCCGCCCAGTCGATTGCAGACAAGCTGTACAAGCTGTCGTCGACCTGTCAGGTGTTCTCCATTACCCATCTGCCGCAGGTGGCCTGCATGGCTGATCACCAGTACCTTATCCGTAAAAAGGTTGAAGACGGGAGAACGATGACCGAAGTGGAGTCACTGACAGCCGAAGGCCGGGTGATGGAGCTGGCCCGGATGCTGGGCGGTGTGGAAATAACCGAAAAAACCTTGCACCACGCACAGGAGATGCTCGGTCTGGCCGAGGCCAGCAAGGCGGCTGCAGGGTAA
- the ahrC gene encoding transcriptional regulator AhrC/ArgR: protein MKGHRHIKIREIITQQEIETQDDLVEALREAGFQVTQATVSRDIKELLLIKVPMDDGRYKYSLPTDQRYNPTQKLKRVLVDNFVHIDSSGNLVVMKCLPGTANSVAALIDNIDWPQIMGTISGDDTILIICRQPEDSHDVISQIMGYIS, encoded by the coding sequence ATGAAAGGTCACAGGCACATTAAGATACGTGAAATCATTACACAGCAGGAAATTGAGACACAGGATGATTTGGTTGAGGCGCTGCGCGAGGCTGGTTTTCAGGTCACCCAGGCCACCGTGTCGCGGGATATTAAAGAGCTTTTACTAATAAAAGTCCCTATGGACGATGGCAGATATAAATATTCCCTTCCGACAGATCAGCGTTACAATCCGACCCAGAAGCTGAAGCGTGTGCTGGTGGACAATTTTGTGCATATCGATTCCTCCGGCAACCTCGTGGTCATGAAATGTCTCCCGGGGACTGCCAACTCTGTAGCCGCGCTGATCGACAATATTGATTGGCCGCAGATTATGGGCACCATTTCCGGTGACGATACGATCCTGATTATCTGCCGGCAGCCGGAAGACAGCCATGACGTCATTTCGCAAATTATGGGATATATATCCTAG
- a CDS encoding TlyA family RNA methyltransferase, with amino-acid sequence MEHPKERIDVLLVEQGFFASREKAKAAIMAGLVLADEERIEKAGMKVPRSAVLRVKGAVHPYVSRGGLKLEKALRQFGIDLNGRVMLDIGSSTGGFTDCALQNGASHVYAIDVGYNQLDWRLRNDERVSVMEQTNFRYMTPPDLQGPVPDFASIDVSFISLKIILPPLIALLERPADIAALIKPQFEAGREKVGKSGVVREPAVHKEVLMGVLGMASGLGYRLEGLTFSPITGGEGNIEFLAHWKLLPDATETGASRTELSSDQNTPEDFAALADTVIQEAAATFKVTPGNSSKR; translated from the coding sequence ATGGAACACCCTAAGGAACGGATTGATGTGCTGTTAGTGGAACAAGGTTTTTTTGCGAGCCGTGAGAAGGCCAAGGCCGCCATTATGGCCGGACTGGTGCTTGCGGATGAGGAACGGATTGAGAAGGCAGGCATGAAGGTACCGCGCAGCGCGGTTTTGAGGGTAAAAGGAGCTGTGCACCCTTATGTCAGCCGGGGCGGCCTGAAGCTGGAGAAGGCGCTGCGGCAGTTCGGCATTGATCTGAACGGGCGCGTGATGCTTGATATCGGCTCTTCTACAGGAGGCTTCACCGATTGCGCCCTCCAGAACGGGGCGAGCCATGTCTATGCGATTGATGTCGGCTACAACCAGCTGGACTGGAGACTGCGCAATGATGAGCGGGTAAGCGTAATGGAACAGACGAATTTCCGTTATATGACCCCGCCGGACCTGCAAGGTCCGGTTCCCGATTTTGCCAGCATTGATGTGTCTTTTATTTCATTGAAGATTATTTTGCCGCCGCTGATCGCGCTGCTTGAACGTCCCGCCGATATCGCTGCCCTGATCAAGCCGCAGTTCGAAGCCGGGCGGGAAAAGGTAGGGAAATCCGGTGTGGTCCGTGAGCCTGCTGTCCACAAAGAGGTGCTGATGGGTGTGCTTGGCATGGCTTCCGGGCTGGGCTACCGGCTGGAAGGCTTAACCTTTTCCCCGATTACGGGGGGTGAAGGGAACATCGAGTTTTTGGCGCACTGGAAGCTGCTTCCTGACGCTACGGAGACTGGTGCATCCCGGACAGAGCTATCCTCAGATCAGAATACGCCCGAAGATTTCGCGGCGCTCGCCGATACCGTGATTCAGGAAGCGGCAGCGACCTTTAAAGTCACCCCTGGAAACTCATCGAAACGATGA
- the dxs gene encoding 1-deoxy-D-xylulose-5-phosphate synthase gives MLLPQINDPQQLKALSVEELATLAEEIRRFLIEKLTATGGHLGSNLGVVELTLALHYCYDSPRDKMIYDVGHQAYVHKILTGRQDRFDTLRKKDGLCGFVKRAESEHDVWEAGHSSTSLSAAMGMAMARDLKGEDNKVIAVIGDGALTGGMAFEALNHIGHERRKLMVILNDNEMSIAPNVGAMHNYLSKIRSDRHYLRAKDEVEGLLKKIPAIGGRLAKTAQNVKDSLKYMMVPGVLFEELGFTYLGPVDGHDVEKLIDTFHQADNVSGPVLVHVLTTKGKGYKPAETDFYKSHAISPYKIESGQSLKAVGNPMYTEVFGETLIELGREDKRLIAVTPAMPGGSGLFPFAKEFPDRMIDVGIAEQHAATLCAALAMEGMKPVYAVYSTFMQRAYDQIVHDICRHNANVMFAIDRAGFVGADGETHQGVYDIAFMRHIPNMVMMMPKDENELRHMMKTALEYNDGPIAYRYPRIDGTGVALDAELKPLPIGTWERLRPGDDYAVLACGPMVQVAEEAAELLRREGIQLGVVNARFLKPLDSSMLLDLAHAGTGMIVLEEACEAGSLGSAVLEFYAEHEIYDARVHLMGVPDIFVEHGSIKEQRQQTGLTVEAVISRVKAMKASSAFAYKTTSTS, from the coding sequence GTGCTGCTTCCACAAATAAATGATCCTCAGCAACTTAAAGCTTTGTCAGTTGAGGAGCTGGCTACCCTTGCGGAGGAAATCCGCCGGTTTCTGATCGAGAAGCTTACAGCGACCGGCGGGCACCTCGGCTCGAATCTGGGGGTAGTGGAGCTCACGCTGGCCCTGCACTACTGTTATGACAGTCCCCGGGACAAAATGATATACGACGTAGGGCATCAGGCATATGTCCATAAGATCCTTACCGGCCGCCAGGACCGTTTTGACACGCTGCGCAAGAAAGACGGGTTGTGCGGTTTTGTGAAGCGGGCGGAGAGCGAGCATGATGTCTGGGAAGCCGGACACAGCAGCACCTCCCTGTCTGCGGCTATGGGAATGGCGATGGCCCGTGATCTGAAGGGCGAAGACAACAAGGTTATCGCTGTAATCGGGGACGGGGCGCTTACCGGCGGGATGGCGTTTGAAGCGCTTAACCATATCGGCCATGAACGCCGCAAGCTGATGGTTATCCTGAATGACAACGAAATGTCCATCGCTCCGAACGTAGGGGCAATGCATAACTATCTGAGCAAAATCCGTTCGGACCGCCATTATCTGCGCGCCAAGGATGAAGTGGAAGGACTCCTCAAGAAAATTCCGGCCATCGGCGGAAGACTTGCCAAGACAGCCCAGAATGTAAAGGACAGCCTCAAATACATGATGGTGCCCGGCGTGCTGTTCGAAGAGCTTGGCTTTACTTATCTGGGGCCGGTTGACGGCCATGACGTAGAGAAGCTGATCGATACCTTCCATCAGGCGGACAACGTATCCGGCCCTGTATTGGTGCATGTTCTGACTACCAAGGGCAAGGGGTATAAACCGGCGGAAACCGATTTTTATAAGTCACACGCCATTTCACCATACAAAATTGAGTCCGGCCAGTCTCTGAAGGCTGTCGGCAATCCGATGTACACCGAAGTGTTCGGGGAGACGCTGATTGAGCTGGGCCGTGAGGACAAACGGCTGATCGCCGTTACACCGGCAATGCCGGGCGGATCGGGCTTGTTCCCGTTCGCCAAGGAGTTTCCCGACCGGATGATTGATGTCGGCATTGCCGAGCAGCATGCGGCAACGCTCTGCGCAGCGCTGGCCATGGAGGGGATGAAGCCGGTTTATGCCGTCTATTCCACCTTTATGCAGCGGGCATACGATCAGATTGTGCATGACATTTGCCGCCACAACGCCAATGTCATGTTCGCCATCGACCGTGCAGGCTTTGTGGGGGCTGATGGTGAAACGCATCAAGGGGTATACGATATCGCCTTTATGCGCCACATTCCGAATATGGTGATGATGATGCCCAAGGATGAGAATGAGCTGCGCCACATGATGAAGACGGCGCTTGAATATAATGACGGTCCGATTGCCTACCGGTATCCGCGTATTGACGGCACTGGCGTGGCGCTGGACGCCGAGCTGAAGCCGCTGCCGATAGGCACCTGGGAGCGGCTGCGTCCAGGCGATGACTACGCGGTGCTGGCCTGCGGGCCGATGGTACAGGTGGCGGAGGAAGCGGCGGAGCTGCTGAGACGTGAAGGCATTCAGCTGGGGGTTGTCAACGCCCGGTTCCTGAAGCCGCTGGACAGCTCCATGCTGCTGGACCTGGCCCATGCGGGAACAGGGATGATTGTGCTGGAGGAAGCCTGTGAGGCGGGAAGTTTGGGCAGCGCTGTGCTTGAATTTTATGCGGAGCATGAAATTTATGATGCCCGGGTCCATTTGATGGGCGTGCCGGATATCTTTGTGGAGCATGGCTCGATCAAAGAGCAGCGCCAGCAAACCGGGCTGACCGTTGAAGCGGTAATCAGCCGTGTCAAAGCGATGAAGGCATCGAGCGCTTTTGCCTACAAGACGACTTCAACCTCCTGA
- a CDS encoding polyprenyl synthetase family protein: MSPFEPKQEAEPAGTSLRQPLKEYIAEISSLVMSELEAALPEEWSVPGNLKDAMNYSLQAGGKRLRPLLVIAACEALGGSRQAALPVAAAIEMVHTYSLIHDDLPAMDNDDYRRGKLTNHKVYGEATAILAGDALLTHAFYSVVQASRKHGVPAEHALSVVEDLAEMAGPRGMVGGQIADMEGEQGLTSLEQLQYIHRHKTGDLIVFSLTAGGRIAGADSRQLEALRDFGTHIGLAFQIQDDILDLVGDEGKLGKKTGSDLKQQKVTYPYFIGLDASRDEVKRLTEAARSAVLEGGFQDNTRLLDIADYLMKRDH; this comes from the coding sequence ATGAGCCCGTTTGAGCCGAAGCAGGAAGCGGAGCCCGCCGGGACATCCTTGCGGCAGCCGCTGAAGGAATATATAGCCGAGATCAGCAGCCTGGTGATGAGCGAGCTGGAGGCGGCCTTGCCTGAAGAATGGAGCGTACCCGGCAATCTTAAGGACGCGATGAACTACTCGCTGCAGGCGGGCGGCAAACGTCTGCGCCCGCTGCTCGTCATCGCCGCCTGCGAGGCGCTGGGCGGCAGCCGCCAGGCCGCGCTGCCGGTAGCCGCTGCCATTGAGATGGTACATACCTACTCGCTGATCCATGACGATCTGCCCGCTATGGACAATGATGATTACCGGCGCGGCAAACTTACCAATCACAAGGTGTACGGCGAGGCTACGGCCATACTGGCCGGAGATGCGCTGCTCACCCATGCGTTCTACAGTGTTGTGCAGGCTTCGCGGAAGCATGGCGTGCCCGCAGAACACGCGCTTTCCGTTGTGGAGGACCTGGCGGAAATGGCAGGCCCGAGAGGAATGGTCGGCGGGCAGATCGCCGATATGGAAGGCGAGCAGGGCCTTACCAGCCTGGAGCAGCTTCAATACATCCACCGCCACAAGACGGGGGATCTGATTGTCTTTTCCCTGACGGCCGGGGGACGCATTGCCGGGGCGGACAGCAGGCAGCTGGAAGCGCTGCGCGATTTCGGCACGCATATCGGCCTGGCCTTTCAGATTCAGGATGATATCCTGGATCTGGTCGGGGACGAGGGCAAGCTCGGCAAAAAAACAGGCAGCGACCTCAAACAGCAGAAGGTCACCTACCCGTATTTTATCGGCCTGGACGCTTCCCGCGATGAGGTGAAGCGGCTGACGGAAGCCGCCCGCAGCGCTGTCCTTGAAGGCGGTTTTCAGGACAATACACGTCTCCTGGACATTGCAGACTACCTTATGAAGCGCGATCATTAG
- the xseB gene encoding exodeoxyribonuclease VII small subunit, giving the protein MAKEAELELDFEGAMERLEEIVRELEHGDVPLEKAIDLFQQGMKLSQLCGNKLEQVERKIEMITEMDGELRKKPFGARLEGDSDEPV; this is encoded by the coding sequence ATGGCGAAGGAAGCTGAATTGGAACTGGATTTTGAGGGAGCGATGGAGCGGCTGGAAGAAATTGTGCGGGAACTGGAGCACGGCGACGTTCCTCTGGAAAAGGCAATCGATTTGTTTCAGCAGGGCATGAAGCTCTCGCAGCTGTGCGGGAACAAGCTGGAGCAGGTGGAACGCAAAATCGAAATGATCACCGAGATGGACGGCGAGCTGCGCAAGAAACCGTTCGGTGCCCGGCTGGAAGGTGACAGTGATGAGCCCGTTTGA
- the xseA gene encoding exodeoxyribonuclease VII large subunit has protein sequence MAPERQVYSIKELNRYIRMKLDSDVVLSDVWVRGEISNFTHHGSGHMYFTLKDESSRIKSIMFASHNQRLPFVPKEGTKVIARGNVTVYERDGQYQFYATHMQPDGIGSLYLAYEQLKNKLELEGLFAAARKRPLPRFPRCIGVVTSPTGAAVRDIIITLQRRFPQVAVVLYPVLVQGKGAGPSIVKAIQNLNAMGEADVLIVGRGGGSLEELWAFNEEAVARAIAASGIPVISAVGHETDFTIADFAADLRAATPTAAAELAVPHAAELAAQLRTAQQRLRQGLLRRSQRSGERLASLQRSLALVGPRRQLAQHAQRLDMLRAGLLRAARDRHGRAREQRAVLHHSLQRFHPQASVSAARRRTESLTRELAGAMQVRLQEKRSRFAAELRHLDALSPLKVMSRGYSLVYDEKEEHLIKSLKEVELGDVVNIKLNDGQLSCQVWGMREDGITNGEGS, from the coding sequence ATGGCACCGGAACGGCAGGTCTACTCGATAAAGGAGCTTAACCGTTATATCCGCATGAAGCTGGATTCCGATGTGGTGCTCTCCGATGTATGGGTCCGCGGGGAAATCTCGAATTTCACCCATCATGGCAGCGGTCATATGTATTTCACGCTGAAGGATGAGAGCAGCCGGATCAAGTCAATCATGTTCGCATCGCATAACCAGCGGCTGCCTTTTGTTCCGAAGGAAGGGACGAAGGTTATCGCGAGAGGCAATGTGACTGTCTACGAGCGGGACGGGCAGTATCAGTTCTATGCTACGCATATGCAGCCTGACGGGATTGGCAGCCTATACCTGGCATATGAACAGCTGAAGAACAAGCTGGAGCTGGAAGGGCTGTTCGCGGCGGCACGCAAGCGGCCGCTTCCGCGGTTCCCGCGCTGCATCGGGGTCGTAACCTCCCCGACCGGCGCAGCTGTGCGGGACATTATCATCACGCTGCAGCGGCGGTTTCCGCAGGTGGCGGTGGTGCTCTATCCTGTCCTCGTGCAAGGCAAGGGGGCAGGGCCGTCTATTGTGAAGGCCATTCAGAATCTGAACGCGATGGGCGAAGCCGATGTGCTCATCGTCGGCCGCGGGGGCGGCTCCCTGGAGGAGCTGTGGGCCTTCAACGAGGAGGCCGTCGCCCGGGCGATCGCGGCCTCCGGCATCCCGGTCATCTCGGCCGTGGGCCACGAGACCGACTTCACGATCGCCGACTTCGCCGCCGATCTTCGGGCGGCGACCCCGACGGCGGCGGCCGAGCTGGCGGTGCCGCACGCCGCCGAGCTGGCGGCGCAGCTCCGCACGGCGCAGCAGCGCCTGCGCCAAGGGCTGCTGCGCCGCTCGCAGCGCAGCGGCGAGCGCCTCGCCTCGCTGCAGCGCTCGCTGGCGCTGGTCGGCCCGCGCCGCCAGCTGGCCCAGCACGCGCAGCGGCTGGACATGCTGCGCGCCGGGCTGCTCCGCGCAGCGAGGGACCGGCACGGCCGCGCGCGCGAGCAGCGGGCCGTGCTGCACCACAGCCTGCAGCGCTTCCACCCGCAGGCGAGTGTCAGCGCTGCGCGGCGGCGCACCGAGAGCCTCACCCGCGAACTCGCGGGTGCCATGCAGGTGCGCCTGCAGGAGAAGCGCTCGCGCTTCGCCGCCGAGCTGCGCCATCTCGATGCGCTCAGCCCGCTGAAGGTGATGTCGCGGGGCTACAGCCTTGTCTACGATGAGAAGGAAGAGCATTTAATCAAATCGCTGAAGGAAGTTGAGCTTGGCGATGTGGTCAACATCAAGCTGAATGACGGACAGCTAAGCTGCCAGGTGTGGGGAATGAGGGAGGATGGCATAACGAATGGCGAAGGAAGCTGA
- the folD gene encoding bifunctional methylenetetrahydrofolate dehydrogenase/methenyltetrahydrofolate cyclohydrolase FolD produces MTAAIISGKQVSDEIRTGIAREVAQLAERGVKPGLAVVLVGEDPASQVYVRNKEKSSTELGFHSEVHRLDAATSQEDLLALVAELNRRDEIDGILVQLPLPKHIDEKAVINAIAVEKDVDGFHPINVGNLVIGDDSLLPCTPAGVIELIKRTGTGMSGKHAVVIGRSNIVGKPVSLLLQRENATVTMCHSRTANIAELSRQADILVVAIGRANFIDGSFVKPGAVVIDVGMNRLDNGKLAGDVDYESAKEVAGYITPVPGGVGPMTITMLMANTLTAAKRRRGLDQE; encoded by the coding sequence ATGACAGCAGCAATCATCAGCGGTAAACAAGTATCTGACGAAATTCGTACGGGCATTGCCCGGGAAGTTGCCCAACTGGCAGAACGGGGCGTAAAGCCCGGGCTTGCTGTTGTGCTGGTCGGTGAAGATCCGGCTTCCCAGGTCTATGTGCGCAACAAAGAGAAGTCCAGTACTGAGCTTGGGTTCCATTCGGAAGTACACAGACTGGATGCGGCAACTAGCCAGGAGGATTTGCTGGCGCTGGTGGCTGAGCTGAACCGCCGGGATGAGATTGATGGAATACTGGTTCAGCTTCCACTTCCGAAGCACATTGACGAGAAGGCTGTCATTAATGCCATTGCTGTAGAAAAAGATGTGGACGGCTTCCATCCGATCAATGTGGGGAATCTGGTCATCGGGGATGACAGTCTTCTCCCCTGCACGCCTGCAGGTGTGATCGAGCTGATCAAACGCACAGGCACCGGAATGTCCGGCAAGCACGCGGTCGTTATCGGACGCAGCAACATTGTCGGCAAACCGGTATCCCTGCTGCTCCAGCGCGAGAATGCAACAGTGACTATGTGCCATTCACGCACCGCAAATATCGCCGAGCTTAGCCGCCAGGCGGATATTCTCGTGGTGGCGATCGGCCGGGCCAACTTTATTGACGGCTCTTTTGTGAAGCCGGGCGCCGTGGTGATCGATGTCGGGATGAACCGCCTGGATAACGGCAAGCTTGCCGGAGACGTGGATTATGAAAGTGCGAAGGAAGTTGCCGGCTATATCACCCCGGTACCGGGCGGCGTCGGACCAATGACCATAACCATGCTGATGGCCAACACGCTGACTGCGGCTAAGCGCCGCCGCGGCCTGGATCAGGAATAG